CCAGATTCTGCTGGCCAGCCATGAGGGTCAGGTGGTCTCCCAAATTGCCAGGTCCCTGAGAATCGCCACCCAAACAGTACGCAACACTTTTAGAGCTTTTGAAGCAGACGGTTTAGCGAGCCTACACGAACAATCCCATCGGCCGCACACCATAGTGCCCCGGATCGACGAAGCCGCTTTACAACGCCTGCATG
The genomic region above belongs to Deinococcus misasensis DSM 22328 and contains:
- a CDS encoding helix-turn-helix domain-containing protein, translated to MGSKVKVRPLSETEVQHIQDQLKSKDAFTVRRSQILLASHEGQVVSQIARSLRIATQTVRNTFRAFEADGLASLHEQSHRPHTIVPRIDEAALQRLH